One window of Flavobacteriales bacterium genomic DNA carries:
- a CDS encoding biopolymer transporter ExbD — MKFRSNNKINAEASTSSMTDLVFLLLIYFVILATQISPGINVNLPKGSSEMKPKASPCVVSVDENQQHYVASFPVATSELENAMKKELEKNPEKPSVLLRVDESVPTGVTVHILDICKKNDWKIAIATKGE, encoded by the coding sequence ATGAAATTCAGATCGAACAATAAAATCAATGCAGAAGCAAGTACTTCGTCGATGACCGACCTGGTGTTTCTGTTATTGATCTATTTCGTAATTCTGGCCACGCAGATTAGTCCGGGTATCAATGTGAATCTTCCAAAAGGAAGCTCAGAAATGAAACCCAAGGCATCACCCTGTGTGGTGAGTGTTGACGAAAACCAGCAGCATTATGTAGCCAGTTTTCCGGTGGCCACTTCGGAGCTCGAAAATGCCATGAAAAAGGAACTGGAGAAGAATCCGGAGAAACCTTCTGTGCTTTTACGCGTAGACGAGAGTGTACCTACAGGTGTAACCGTGCATATTCTCGATATCTGTAAAAAGAACGACTGGAAAATTGCCATTGCAACCAAAGGCGAATGA